In the Chloroflexota bacterium genome, one interval contains:
- a CDS encoding peptide chain release factor 2 (programmed frameshift): protein MKEQIRQLRERIHATWCGFDLAAKEKELQELESRSAAPDFWSSPEQARLQMRRLADLRETVSTWRKVEKDSASFDEMLELAEGDKSFQVNLEQEVARFADALNKLEVEVAFQGPFDNRSAIVSFHAGAGGTESQDWAEMLMRMILRWAERRGFQTTILDLNAGEEAGIKSAQIEVKGKYAYGYLKSEKGTHRLVRLSPFDADHARHTSFALVEVMPEAEGDVDVKVNPNDLRIDIFHSGGKGGQNVQKVATAVRIVHIPTGTTVSVQNERSQRQNKEAAMTILMSRLMQLELAKRAEEQAQIKGEYVPAEFGNRIRSYVLHPYKQVKDHRTDYETSNAEAVLDGDLDGFMTAYLRSRIGAS from the exons CTGAAAGAGCAGATACGCCAGCTTCGCGAACGCATCCAC GCCACGTGGTGCGGCTTTGACCTGGCCGCCAAAGAGAAAGAGCTCCAGGAGCTAGAAAGTCGCTCCGCGGCCCCCGATTTCTGGTCCTCCCCTGAGCAGGCGCGCCTCCAGATGCGCCGCCTCGCCGACCTCCGGGAGACGGTCTCCACCTGGCGCAAGGTGGAGAAGGACTCCGCCTCCTTCGATGAGATGCTGGAGCTTGCCGAGGGCGATAAGTCCTTCCAGGTTAACCTGGAGCAGGAGGTCGCCCGCTTCGCTGATGCCCTCAACAAGCTGGAGGTCGAAGTCGCCTTCCAGGGGCCCTTCGATAACCGCAGCGCCATCGTCTCCTTCCACGCGGGCGCAGGCGGCACCGAGTCCCAGGACTGGGCTGAGATGCTGATGCGCATGATCCTCCGCTGGGCAGAGCGCCGCGGCTTCCAGACCACCATCCTGGACCTCAACGCCGGTGAAGAGGCCGGCATCAAGAGCGCCCAGATCGAAGTCAAGGGCAAGTACGCCTACGGCTACCTGAAATCGGAAAAGGGGACCCACCGCCTGGTGCGTCTCTCCCCTTTCGATGCCGACCACGCGCGGCATACCTCCTTCGCCCTGGTGGAGGTGATGCCGGAGGCGGAGGGCGATGTGGACGTGAAGGTGAACCCCAACGACCTCCGCATAGATATCTTCCACTCAGGCGGCAAGGGCGGGCAGAACGTCCAGAAGGTCGCCACGGCGGTGCGCATCGTCCATATCCCGACGGGCACCACCGTCAGCGTTCAGAACGAGCGCTCCCAGCGCCAGAACAAGGAGGCGGCCATGACCATCCTCATGTCCCGCCTCATGCAGCTGGAGCTCGCCAAGCGCGCCGAGGAGCAGGCCCAGATCAAGGGAGAGTACGTTCCCGCTGAGTTCGGCAACCGCATCCGCAGCTACGTCCTCCACCCCTATAAGCAGGTGAAGGACCACCGGACCGACTACGAGACCTCCAACGCCGAAGCCGTCCTGGACGGCGACCTGGACGGCTTCATGACGGCCTACCTCCGCTCCCGCATCGGCGCGTCATAG